One window of Microcoleus vaginatus PCC 9802 genomic DNA carries:
- a CDS encoding nuclear transport factor 2 family protein: METKPPLPPFTLETAKAKVQAAEDAWNTRDPERVALAYTEDSQWRNRAEFFSGREQIKAFLRRKWAKELDYRLKKELWSFTENRISVRFEYEWHDDSGYWYRAYGNEQWEFAENGLMRRREASINDVPIQESERKFR; the protein is encoded by the coding sequence ATGGAAACTAAACCACCTCTACCGCCCTTTACGCTGGAAACGGCTAAAGCCAAAGTTCAAGCTGCTGAAGATGCCTGGAATACCCGCGATCCAGAACGAGTAGCCTTAGCTTATACGGAAGATTCTCAGTGGCGAAACCGTGCCGAATTCTTCAGCGGACGGGAACAAATCAAGGCTTTTTTAAGACGAAAATGGGCAAAGGAACTAGATTACCGTTTAAAGAAAGAACTGTGGAGTTTTACAGAGAATCGGATTTCTGTTCGCTTCGAGTATGAGTGGCATGATGATTCGGGCTACTGGTATCGCGCCTATGGTAATGAACAGTGGGAATTTGCAGAAAATGGGTTAATGCGAAGACGTGAAGCTAGCATTAATGATGTTCCGATTCAAGAGTCTGAACGGAAGTTTCGATAA
- a CDS encoding aldolase, whose protein sequence is MRQNQLKQKIKQGETVLGLFMNCAYPAFMEICGHAGFDFAVIDMEHGPLNPLAAEDLCRAADCTGIAPIIRVRKNDGPQIQRALDIGSAGVQVPQIESKIDAETAVKSAKYSPLGTRGLSFATRAGLYTAAGTNITDRLNEESLVVIHVEGKGGIDNLAEIVTVPEVDVIFLGPYDLSQSIGIPGQVRDPRVIDMMQEAVQTIRKAGKAAGTFADNPEIAQQWIDAGVQYVTLGVDVAVFLRACQSLVKAVNRF, encoded by the coding sequence ATGCGTCAAAACCAACTCAAACAAAAAATCAAACAAGGCGAAACAGTCCTCGGTTTATTTATGAACTGCGCTTATCCCGCATTCATGGAAATATGCGGTCACGCTGGATTTGATTTCGCCGTTATCGATATGGAACACGGCCCCCTGAACCCGCTTGCTGCTGAAGATTTGTGTCGCGCCGCCGACTGCACTGGAATTGCACCGATTATTCGCGTCCGCAAAAACGACGGGCCGCAAATTCAACGAGCTCTTGATATCGGTAGTGCAGGCGTTCAAGTACCTCAAATTGAAAGCAAAATCGATGCCGAAACCGCTGTCAAAAGCGCTAAATACAGTCCTCTGGGCACGCGAGGCCTTTCCTTCGCTACGCGGGCGGGACTTTACACCGCCGCAGGTACAAATATCACCGATCGACTCAACGAAGAATCCTTAGTTGTGATTCATGTCGAAGGCAAAGGCGGCATCGACAACCTGGCAGAAATTGTTACTGTGCCAGAGGTGGACGTGATTTTTCTAGGGCCTTACGATCTGTCACAGTCGATCGGCATTCCCGGCCAAGTCCGCGATCCCCGAGTCATCGACATGATGCAGGAGGCAGTGCAAACCATCCGCAAAGCAGGCAAAGCCGCGGGTACTTTTGCTGACAACCCCGAAATCGCCCAGCAGTGGATTGATGCTGGCGTTCAGTACGTCACACTTGGGGTCGATGTTGCCGTTTTCCTGCGGGCCTGTCAGTCGCTGGTGAAAGCGGTCAATCGATTTTAG
- a CDS encoding FAD-dependent oxidoreductase, with amino-acid sequence MKLRQYLFLLKGRSILSLTLGIISAIGSISPVFAEPPRNPDTAETCDILVAGGGLAGAATAYEGLLAGRTVCLTEITDWVGGQISSQGTSALDERETQRSLLFYPRGYLELRGRIKEHYGRLNPGGCWVSYSCFMPYDGHKILFNILQDAARKGKGTLKWFPNTVIKELAITPAGAGNTVGGQQIKSAIAIQHKPAANTPPLNTETLSQTIEDAYRYENSPRFNKTIIRFISKASGTPPNTKRGGNSTSSPPVQGGADWYVVDATETGELIGLADVPYRLGIDPRSPLEPSSPSPTGDAYCTQGFTYTFAMQATKEPQQHQVPSFYQQYAPYYSYELPRLASFPLVFTYRQIRSMRPDEKRPSDPKQFPIYPGDISMQNWTWGNDYRPGSAQDNLIYSREQLEEAGQLQPGGWMGGLRTETLRKGEENAKGFFYWLVTGTTDSQLGDGVKKPNPNNRFLSGLDSPMGTVHGLSKYPYMREGRRIIGRPSFNQPQGFMVWEVDMSRTDFTADFYRQNLSEEEYRNLWLAVGGLNAPALAVGSQSVEDTKSRSRATIYPDSVGIGHYAIDFHPCMTNSPPEAPGNTEREGTRKAQGQAYPFQIPLRAMIPQKIDNMLVAGKSIAVSHTAAAAYRVHSFEWSAGAAAGVTAAFSLEKGILPYELVDELPSREPNLEVLQLRLQQNANPIAFPGTSIFNSSWQNWK; translated from the coding sequence ATGAAACTTAGACAGTATCTATTTTTGCTCAAAGGTCGATCGATCCTTAGCCTCACCCTCGGCATCATTTCCGCGATAGGGAGCATTTCGCCAGTATTTGCCGAACCTCCGCGCAATCCCGACACTGCTGAAACTTGCGACATTCTAGTAGCAGGCGGCGGGCTCGCAGGCGCTGCTACCGCTTACGAAGGTTTGCTGGCGGGGCGCACAGTTTGCCTTACTGAAATTACTGACTGGGTAGGCGGTCAAATTTCCTCCCAGGGAACTTCCGCACTCGATGAAAGAGAGACTCAGCGATCGCTCTTATTTTACCCCCGTGGCTACCTCGAATTGCGGGGGCGGATCAAGGAACATTACGGCCGGCTAAATCCCGGAGGCTGTTGGGTTAGCTATTCGTGTTTCATGCCCTACGACGGTCACAAAATTCTATTTAACATCTTGCAGGATGCCGCTAGAAAAGGCAAAGGCACGCTGAAATGGTTTCCCAATACAGTTATTAAAGAACTAGCAATTACTCCTGCTGGGGCGGGGAATACGGTTGGGGGCCAACAAATTAAAAGTGCGATCGCCATTCAACATAAACCCGCCGCCAACACGCCACCACTCAACACGGAAACTCTTTCTCAAACTATCGAAGATGCCTATCGCTACGAAAATTCTCCGCGATTTAACAAAACTATTATTCGGTTTATTTCTAAAGCATCTGGAACCCCCCCTAACACAAAAAGGGGGGGGAATTCCACAAGTTCCCCGCCTGTACAAGGGGGTGCTGATTGGTATGTTGTAGATGCCACCGAAACAGGCGAATTGATCGGACTTGCGGATGTTCCTTACCGCCTCGGAATTGACCCGCGTTCCCCTCTTGAACCTTCCTCCCCCAGCCCAACCGGCGACGCTTACTGCACTCAAGGTTTTACCTACACCTTTGCGATGCAGGCAACGAAGGAACCGCAGCAGCATCAAGTGCCGTCTTTTTATCAACAATATGCTCCTTACTACAGCTACGAATTGCCGAGATTGGCGAGCTTTCCCTTAGTTTTCACCTACCGCCAAATCAGGAGCATGAGACCGGATGAAAAGCGACCTTCAGACCCGAAGCAATTCCCGATTTATCCCGGGGATATTTCGATGCAAAACTGGACTTGGGGCAATGACTATCGTCCCGGTTCTGCCCAGGATAATTTAATTTATTCTCGCGAGCAGTTGGAAGAAGCAGGTCAACTGCAACCGGGGGGATGGATGGGCGGTTTGCGAACGGAAACTTTGCGAAAGGGAGAAGAAAATGCCAAAGGATTTTTCTACTGGCTGGTAACAGGAACTACTGACTCGCAGCTAGGAGATGGAGTCAAAAAGCCTAATCCAAACAATCGTTTTTTGAGCGGGTTGGATTCGCCGATGGGGACGGTGCACGGACTTTCTAAATATCCTTATATGCGGGAGGGCCGACGCATTATTGGGCGGCCGAGTTTCAATCAGCCTCAAGGTTTTATGGTGTGGGAAGTTGATATGTCTCGCACTGACTTTACGGCTGATTTTTATCGCCAGAATTTGTCGGAGGAAGAGTATCGCAATTTGTGGTTGGCTGTGGGTGGTTTGAATGCCCCGGCTTTGGCTGTGGGAAGTCAATCTGTTGAGGATACAAAATCGCGATCGCGCGCTACGATTTATCCTGATTCTGTGGGTATCGGTCATTATGCGATCGACTTTCACCCCTGCATGACCAACAGTCCGCCGGAAGCACCGGGAAATACCGAACGGGAAGGTACTCGCAAAGCTCAAGGGCAAGCTTATCCCTTCCAAATTCCGCTGCGGGCAATGATTCCCCAGAAAATTGACAATATGTTAGTGGCAGGTAAAAGTATTGCTGTTAGCCACACAGCGGCTGCTGCTTATCGAGTGCATTCTTTTGAATGGTCTGCTGGTGCGGCGGCGGGAGTTACGGCTGCTTTTTCCCTAGAAAAAGGGATTCTACCTTATGAATTAGTGGACGAATTGCCGTCCCGCGAGCCAAACTTGGAAGTGTTGCAGTTGCGGTTGCAACAAAATGCTAATCCGATCGCCTTTCCGGGTACTTCTATTTTCAATAGTTCGTGGCAAAATTGGAAATAA
- a CDS encoding response regulator, with protein sequence MSTAQITSSNSNNGYAKQLLRTLVAVKKGDFSVRMPIDQTGLAGKIADELNDIIDLNERMAAELERIGTVVGKEGKIAQRATIGSAEGSWAASVNSVNTLITDLVQPTSETARVIRAVAKGDLSQTIALEIEDRPLKGEFLQTAQIVNTMVDQLSSFASEVTRVAREVGTEGKLGVQAEVKGVAGTWKDLTDSVNSMAGNLTAQVRNIAEVTTAVANGDLSKKITVDVKGEILELKNTINIMVDQLSSFASEVTRVAREVGTEGKLGVQAEVRGVAGTWKDLTDSVNSMAGNLTAQVRNIADVTTAVANGDLSKKITVDVKGEILELKNTINIMVDQLNSFASEVTRVAREVGSEGKLGGQAEVKGVAGTWKDLTDSVNFMAGSLTAQVRNIAEVTTAVAKGDLSKKITVDVKGEILELKNTVNTMVDQLNSFASEVTRVAREVGNEGKLGVQAEVQEVAGTWKDLTDSVNSMAGNLTAQVRNIAEVTTAVANGDLSKKITVQVKGEILELKNTINVMVDQLNSFASEVTRVAREVGSEGKLGGQADVRGVAGTWKDLTDSVNFMAGSLTEQVRNIAAVTTAVANGDLSKKITVDVKGEILELKNTVNTMVDQLNSFASEVTRVAREVGTEGKLGVQAEVKGVAGTWKDLTDSVNSMAGNLTAQVRNIAEVTTAVANGDLSKKITVDVKGEILELKNTINIMVDQLSSFASEVTRVAREVGTEGKLGVQAYVRGVGGTWKDLTDNVNLMAGNLTAQVRNIAEVTKAVANGDLSKKITVDVKGEILELKDTINVMVDQLNSFASEVTRVAREVGTEGKLGGQAEVKGVAGTWKDLTDNVNSMAGNLTAQVRGIAKVVTAVANGDLKRKLMLEAKGEIATLADTINEMIDTLATFADQVTTVAREVGIEGKLGGQAKVPGAAGTWRDLTDNVNELAANLTTQLRAIAEVAIAVTRGDLTRSISVATEGEVAIVKDNINQMIANLRETTQKNTEQDWLKTNLAKFTRMLQGQRDLETVSKLILSELTPLVSAQHGVFFMMEAVEHDPFLKLLSTYAYRERKHLGNRFNLGEGLVGQCALEKERILLTEVPENYVKICSGLGESTPLNVVVLPVLFEGQVTAVIELASFRRFSEIHLTFLDQLTESIAIVLNTIAASMRTEELLKQSQSLAEELQTQQKELTETNKRLEQQAQSLRASEELLKSQQEELQQTNEELEEQAELLALQNKEVERKNRDIEQARGLLEERAEQLALTSKYKSEFLANMSHELRTPLNSLLILARLLSDNTEGNLTQKQVEYTRTIYSAGNDLLGLINDILDLAKIESGTMSVEIEQVLFTDLRDHLDRTFRQIAQDKKLSFKIELEAGLPKGLYTDAKRLQQVLKNLLSNAFKFTERGEVKLRAEVAREGWSLEIESLRSSPTVLAFSVSDTGIGISAEKHRVIFEAFQQADGSTSRKYGGTGLGLSISREIANLLGGEIKLTSSPGEGSRFTLYLPQTYQESRIIITDTGSGTGKQTPQLPSATSPALPLPNFHLPIAPYPSPLISDDRENIESDDRVLLIIEDDVNFARILLDMAQEQGFKGLVALRSDIGLAMAREFKPTAIMLDLNLPVMDGWTVLDRLKHDPSTRHIPVHIVSVEEGRQRSLQLGAIAYLQKPVSREALSTALTDIKGFVERPVKNLLVVEDDETQRLGIVDLIGNHDVSTTAVGSGAEALATLKSGHFDCVVLDLGLPDMTGFELIDQIKQEANLKSLPLIIYTGKELTRAEETQLKRMAETIIIKDVRSPERLLDETALFLHRVQANLPEPKRQMLEQLYQTDSTLAGKTVLIVDDDMRNIFALTSMLERHKMKIEYAENGREGIAKLQNTPDINIVLMDVMMPEMDGYETMQAIRNMPQFASLPMIALTAKAMKGDREKCIEAGASDYITKPVDTEQLLSLLRVWLYR encoded by the coding sequence ATGTCAACTGCACAGATAACAAGCTCCAATTCCAATAATGGTTATGCCAAACAGTTACTTAGAACCTTAGTGGCAGTCAAAAAAGGGGACTTTTCAGTTCGGATGCCCATAGACCAGACCGGTCTAGCGGGGAAAATTGCTGACGAACTTAACGACATTATCGATCTCAATGAGAGAATGGCGGCCGAACTCGAGCGGATCGGCACAGTTGTCGGTAAAGAAGGCAAAATCGCCCAGCGGGCCACCATTGGCAGCGCCGAGGGGTCATGGGCAGCTAGCGTAAACTCTGTCAATACCCTAATTACAGATTTAGTGCAACCAACCTCTGAAACCGCCAGAGTAATTCGGGCCGTAGCAAAAGGAGATTTATCGCAAACTATCGCCTTAGAAATAGAAGACAGACCCCTCAAAGGAGAATTCCTCCAAACAGCGCAAATTGTTAACACAATGGTAGACCAATTGAGCTCCTTTGCGTCGGAAGTAACGCGGGTGGCTAGGGAAGTGGGAACCGAAGGGAAATTAGGCGTGCAAGCAGAAGTTAAAGGAGTTGCTGGAACTTGGAAAGATTTAACGGATTCAGTTAACTCGATGGCGGGGAATTTAACAGCACAAGTGCGTAACATTGCCGAAGTGACAACGGCGGTGGCAAATGGCGACTTGTCCAAGAAAATTACAGTAGATGTAAAAGGTGAAATTCTCGAACTGAAAAACACGATTAACATCATGGTGGATCAGTTGAGTTCCTTCGCATCTGAAGTAACGCGGGTGGCGAGAGAAGTGGGAACGGAAGGCAAATTAGGCGTGCAAGCTGAAGTCCGAGGAGTAGCAGGAACCTGGAAAGATTTAACGGATTCAGTTAACTCGATGGCCGGCAATCTTACCGCACAAGTACGGAACATTGCCGACGTGACGACTGCTGTGGCAAATGGTGACTTATCTAAAAAAATTACTGTAGATGTTAAAGGTGAAATTCTGGAGTTAAAAAACACTATTAACATCATGGTGGATCAGTTAAATTCCTTCGCATCTGAAGTAACGCGGGTGGCGAGAGAAGTAGGTTCCGAAGGCAAACTCGGCGGTCAAGCAGAAGTTAAAGGAGTTGCAGGAACTTGGAAGGATTTAACGGATAGCGTTAACTTCATGGCAGGCAGTTTGACAGCACAAGTGCGGAACATCGCTGAAGTGACAACCGCTGTGGCAAAGGGCGATTTATCTAAGAAAATTACCGTAGATGTTAAAGGGGAAATTCTCGAACTCAAAAATACCGTCAACACGATGGTTGACCAGTTAAATTCCTTCGCATCTGAAGTAACCAGGGTTGCTAGGGAAGTGGGAAATGAAGGAAAATTAGGCGTACAAGCTGAAGTGCAGGAAGTAGCAGGAACCTGGAAAGATTTAACGGATTCAGTTAACTCAATGGCGGGAAATTTAACAGCACAAGTCCGCAACATTGCTGAGGTGACGACGGCTGTTGCTAACGGTGACTTATCTAAAAAAATTACGGTACAGGTTAAAGGAGAAATTTTAGAGCTGAAAAACACCATTAACGTGATGGTGGATCAGCTTAATTCCTTCGCTTCGGAAGTAACCAGGGTTGCTAGGGAAGTGGGTTCCGAAGGTAAACTCGGCGGTCAAGCGGATGTCCGAGGCGTAGCAGGAACTTGGAAGGATTTAACGGATAGCGTTAACTTCATGGCTGGTAGTTTGACAGAGCAAGTACGGAATATTGCGGCTGTTACGACGGCTGTGGCTAATGGCGACTTGTCGAAGAAAATTACTGTCGATGTTAAAGGTGAAATTCTGGAGTTAAAAAACACCGTCAACACGATGGTGGATCAGTTAAATTCCTTTGCTTCGGAAGTAACACGGGTTGCTAGGGAAGTGGGAACCGAAGGGAAATTAGGCGTGCAAGCGGAAGTTAAAGGAGTTGCTGGAACTTGGAAAGATTTAACGGATTCAGTTAACTCGATGGCGGGGAATTTAACAGCACAAGTGCGTAACATTGCCGAAGTGACAACCGCTGTGGCAAATGGCGACTTGTCGAAGAAAATTACAGTAGATGTAAAAGGTGAAATTCTCGAACTGAAAAACACGATTAACATCATGGTGGATCAGTTGAGTTCCTTCGCATCTGAAGTAACGCGGGTGGCGAGAGAAGTGGGAACGGAAGGCAAATTAGGCGTGCAAGCTTACGTGCGGGGTGTAGGGGGAACTTGGAAAGATTTAACCGATAATGTTAACTTGATGGCGGGGAATTTGACCGCGCAGGTGCGGAATATTGCGGAAGTGACGAAAGCGGTGGCAAATGGCGATTTGTCTAAGAAAATCACCGTGGATGTTAAAGGCGAAATTCTGGAGTTGAAAGACACTATTAACGTGATGGTGGATCAGCTTAATTCCTTCGCTTCTGAGGTAACGCGGGTGGCGCGGGAGGTGGGAACCGAGGGTAAATTGGGCGGTCAAGCTGAGGTGAAAGGAGTTGCGGGAACTTGGAAAGATTTAACCGACAACGTAAACTCGATGGCGGGGAATTTGACAGCGCAAGTGCGGGGTATTGCTAAGGTTGTGACGGCGGTGGCGAATGGCGATTTGAAGCGCAAATTAATGCTGGAAGCTAAGGGAGAAATTGCAACTCTGGCAGATACGATTAACGAGATGATTGATACGCTCGCGACGTTTGCCGATCAAGTTACTACCGTGGCGCGGGAGGTGGGAATTGAAGGGAAATTGGGCGGCCAGGCAAAGGTTCCGGGCGCGGCGGGGACGTGGCGAGATTTGACGGATAATGTGAATGAATTGGCGGCGAATTTGACTACTCAGTTGCGGGCGATCGCCGAAGTGGCAATTGCTGTTACCAGAGGCGATTTAACGAGGTCAATTTCCGTCGCCACTGAAGGAGAAGTTGCGATCGTTAAGGACAACATTAACCAGATGATCGCCAATCTCCGGGAGACTACGCAAAAAAATACTGAGCAAGATTGGCTGAAAACAAACCTTGCTAAGTTCACTCGGATGCTACAAGGTCAGCGGGATTTAGAAACTGTTTCTAAACTAATTCTCTCAGAATTGACGCCGCTGGTGTCTGCTCAGCATGGCGTCTTCTTTATGATGGAAGCTGTCGAACACGATCCGTTTCTAAAACTGTTAAGTACCTACGCATACCGCGAACGGAAGCATCTGGGAAATAGATTTAATTTAGGCGAAGGTTTGGTAGGACAGTGCGCCCTGGAAAAGGAACGCATACTGTTGACCGAAGTCCCAGAAAACTACGTTAAAATTTGCTCTGGACTGGGAGAATCTACGCCGCTGAATGTGGTGGTTTTACCCGTACTATTTGAGGGACAAGTGACGGCAGTAATCGAGTTAGCTTCGTTCCGCCGATTCAGCGAAATACACTTGACATTCCTCGACCAACTTACAGAAAGTATCGCCATTGTCTTAAATACAATTGCGGCGAGTATGCGGACGGAAGAGTTGCTGAAACAGTCACAGTCTTTGGCAGAAGAGTTACAAACTCAGCAAAAAGAACTAACGGAAACTAACAAGCGTCTCGAACAACAAGCGCAGTCACTCCGCGCATCTGAGGAACTGTTGAAGAGTCAGCAGGAAGAGTTGCAACAAACAAATGAAGAACTAGAAGAACAAGCTGAATTGCTAGCGCTGCAAAATAAGGAAGTTGAGCGGAAAAACCGAGATATCGAACAGGCGAGGGGGTTGTTGGAAGAAAGAGCCGAACAGTTGGCTCTAACTTCTAAGTATAAGTCGGAGTTTCTGGCAAATATGTCTCACGAGTTGCGAACTCCGCTAAATTCGCTGTTGATTCTGGCTCGATTGCTTTCTGACAATACTGAAGGCAATTTGACTCAGAAGCAAGTTGAATACACGCGCACAATTTACTCGGCGGGAAATGATTTGCTGGGGCTGATTAATGACATCTTGGATCTCGCTAAGATTGAATCAGGCACGATGTCGGTGGAAATTGAGCAAGTGTTGTTTACGGACTTGCGAGATCATTTGGATCGGACTTTCCGCCAAATCGCGCAGGATAAGAAGTTGAGTTTTAAAATAGAGCTTGAGGCTGGGTTGCCAAAAGGTCTCTATACTGATGCTAAACGGCTGCAACAAGTTTTGAAGAATCTCCTCTCTAATGCGTTTAAGTTTACAGAGCGAGGTGAGGTGAAATTGCGTGCCGAAGTAGCGCGGGAAGGGTGGAGTTTAGAGATAGAAAGTTTAAGGAGTTCCCCTACTGTTTTGGCTTTCTCAGTTAGCGATACCGGGATTGGGATTTCTGCTGAAAAACACAGGGTTATTTTTGAGGCTTTCCAACAAGCAGATGGTAGCACTAGCCGCAAATACGGGGGCACGGGTTTGGGTTTGTCAATTAGTAGAGAAATCGCTAATTTGCTAGGCGGAGAAATTAAATTGACAAGTAGCCCTGGTGAGGGTAGTAGGTTCACGCTTTATCTGCCACAAACTTACCAAGAATCGCGAATAATAATCACTGATACGGGTTCGGGAACGGGCAAGCAAACGCCTCAATTACCCTCTGCTACTTCTCCCGCACTTCCTTTGCCGAATTTCCACTTGCCGATCGCGCCTTACCCCTCACCTTTAATCTCTGATGATCGAGAAAATATTGAGAGTGACGATCGCGTGCTTTTGATTATTGAAGATGACGTAAACTTCGCTCGCATTCTGTTGGATATGGCGCAGGAACAGGGTTTTAAAGGTTTGGTGGCTTTGCGGAGCGATATCGGTTTGGCGATGGCGCGAGAGTTCAAGCCAACTGCAATTATGCTGGATCTAAATTTGCCTGTGATGGATGGCTGGACAGTGCTCGATCGCTTGAAGCACGACCCAAGTACGCGCCACATTCCGGTTCACATTGTATCAGTTGAAGAAGGGCGGCAGCGCAGTTTGCAGTTAGGGGCGATCGCGTACCTACAAAAGCCTGTCAGTCGCGAAGCATTGAGCACAGCTTTGACTGATATTAAGGGGTTTGTGGAGCGGCCCGTGAAGAATTTGCTAGTCGTGGAAGACGACGAAACGCAGCGTCTGGGCATTGTGGATTTAATCGGCAATCACGATGTTTCTACAACGGCTGTGGGGAGTGGTGCAGAGGCGCTAGCAACTTTGAAATCGGGACATTTTGACTGCGTTGTACTCGATTTGGGACTACCAGATATGACTGGTTTTGAACTGATAGATCAGATCAAGCAAGAGGCTAATTTGAAAAGTCTGCCGCTTATTATTTATACCGGCAAAGAGTTGACAAGAGCCGAAGAAACTCAACTCAAGCGCATGGCGGAAACAATCATTATTAAAGATGTGCGCTCGCCGGAACGTTTGTTAGATGAAACAGCTTTGTTTTTGCACCGAGTCCAAGCAAATTTGCCGGAACCAAAGCGCCAAATGCTAGAGCAATTGTATCAAACAGATTCGACGCTCGCGGGCAAAACAGTCTTGATTGTTGACGACGATATGCGGAATATTTTCGCCCTCACGAGTATGCTGGAGCGCCATAAAATGAAGATTGAGTATGCTGAGAATGGGAGAGAGGGCATTGCTAAATTGCAAAATACGCCTGACATAAATATTGTGTTGATGGACGTGATGATGCCAGAGATGGACGGTTACGAAACCATGCAAGCAATTCGTAATATGCCTCAATTTGCTTCGTTGCCAATGATTGCTCTTACTGCGAAAGCTATGAAGGGCGATCGGGAAAAATGTATCGAAGCTGGGGCGTCTGACTACATTACCAAACCTGTTGATACCGAACAGTTGCTCTCGCTGCTGCGTGTCTGGCTTTATCGATAA
- a CDS encoding protein-glutamate O-methyltransferase CheR → MSESHELETIEIQLLLEGMFRYYGFDFRNYALASLKRRIWNTIRSERLTTVSALQEKVLHNPAYLDRLLLDISVNVTAMFRDPSFYISFRNKVVPLLRTYPFIRIWHAGCSTGEEVYSMAILLQEEGLYDRCRIYATDMNELVLKTAKTGIFPLKQMQEYTQLYHQAGGNKAFSEYYTAAYENAIFRSSLKDNIVFAHHNLATDNSFNEFNVILCRNVMIYFNSHLQERVHKLFYESLGMFGVLGLGHQESLTFTPYEKYYEPIESSEKIYRRVK, encoded by the coding sequence ATGTCCGAAAGCCATGAACTGGAAACAATCGAAATTCAACTCCTACTAGAGGGAATGTTTCGCTATTACGGATTTGATTTTCGCAATTATGCTCTTGCCTCTCTCAAGCGCCGTATTTGGAACACTATTCGCTCGGAACGGCTCACCACTGTCTCGGCACTTCAGGAAAAGGTACTTCACAATCCTGCTTACCTAGACCGTTTACTGCTGGACATTTCTGTCAATGTAACGGCGATGTTTCGCGATCCCAGCTTTTACATTAGTTTCAGAAATAAAGTGGTGCCGCTACTGCGTACTTATCCTTTTATTCGGATTTGGCACGCTGGATGTTCAACGGGAGAAGAAGTCTATTCTATGGCAATCTTGCTGCAAGAAGAAGGACTGTATGACCGTTGTCGGATTTACGCTACGGACATGAATGAATTAGTTTTGAAAACAGCCAAAACAGGGATATTCCCGCTGAAACAAATGCAAGAATATACGCAACTATACCACCAAGCGGGGGGCAACAAAGCGTTTTCTGAGTATTACACTGCTGCTTATGAAAATGCGATTTTTCGCTCTTCACTTAAAGATAATATTGTCTTTGCTCACCACAACCTAGCAACGGATAATTCTTTTAATGAGTTTAATGTTATTTTATGCCGTAATGTGATGATTTATTTCAATTCACACCTCCAAGAGCGGGTACACAAGCTTTTTTATGAGAGCCTGGGAATGTTTGGGGTTTTAGGCCTAGGACATCAAGAGTCTCTGACTTTTACACCTTATGAAAAATACTATGAACCAATTGAAAGTAGTGAGAAAATCTACCGAAGAGTTAAATAA
- a CDS encoding chemotaxis protein CheB, giving the protein MRKSTEELNKKNFEIVVVGTSLGGLEALTLLLADLPQSFPLPVVIVQHRHKSSHNRLTYFLQKQSSLPITEARDKEEILPGRVYLAPADYHLLIESPSDEEFSLYENDFTEWGSVAVESIHNSKSPIPNRGTPKFALSTEAPVCYARPSIDVLFESAADAFGEKVIGIILTGANSDGTKGLAKIKAEGGLTFVEEPASALCPAMPASAIANVEVDWILPLSKIAPCLVNLLRIKD; this is encoded by the coding sequence GTGAGAAAATCTACCGAAGAGTTAAATAAAAAAAATTTTGAAATAGTGGTTGTTGGCACGTCTTTGGGAGGGCTAGAGGCTCTGACTCTGCTGCTGGCAGATTTGCCACAAAGCTTTCCTTTGCCGGTAGTTATTGTCCAACACCGCCATAAGAGTTCTCACAATAGGCTTACTTATTTTTTACAAAAGCAAAGCTCTCTCCCAATCACAGAGGCCCGAGACAAAGAGGAGATCTTACCTGGACGGGTTTACTTGGCTCCTGCGGACTATCACTTGCTAATAGAATCGCCCTCTGACGAGGAGTTTAGCCTGTATGAAAACGACTTTACAGAATGGGGGAGCGTGGCAGTGGAGTCAATCCATAATTCAAAATCCCCAATCCCCAATCGCGGAACTCCTAAATTTGCACTATCAACTGAGGCTCCTGTCTGTTACGCGCGGCCCTCAATCGATGTGCTGTTTGAGTCTGCTGCGGATGCCTTTGGGGAGAAAGTTATCGGCATAATTTTAACGGGAGCTAATTCGGATGGCACTAAAGGCCTGGCAAAAATTAAAGCTGAGGGAGGATTGACATTTGTGGAGGAACCGGCTTCAGCTCTATGCCCGGCCATGCCAGCGTCGGCGATCGCAAATGTTGAAGTAGACTGGATTTTACCCCTCTCTAAAATCGCTCCCTGTTTAGTCAATTTGCTAAGAATTAAAGATTAA